The following proteins come from a genomic window of Nocardioides albertanoniae:
- a CDS encoding cold-shock protein produces the protein MTQGTVKWFNGDKGFGFIAQDNGGDDVFVHFSAIQTQGYKTLDENQRVEFDVTQGPKGPQAENVRPV, from the coding sequence ATGACTCAGGGAACCGTGAAGTGGTTCAACGGCGACAAGGGCTTCGGCTTCATCGCCCAGGACAACGGTGGCGACGACGTCTTCGTGCACTTCTCCGCGATCCAGACCCAGGGCTACAAGACCCTCGATGAGAACCAGCGCGTCGAGTTCGACGTCACCCAGGGCCCGAAGGGCCCGCAGGCCGAGAACGTCCGTCCGGTCTGA
- a CDS encoding YbaK/EbsC family protein: MSIEIARAHLDRFGRGGDIIESEESAATVDLAAAALGVTPAEIAKTISLYAADRTSAILVVAAGDAKIANPKFKAHFGVKARMLAAEDVEPMTAHAIGGVCPFGNPSSAEVWLDASLKRFDTVYPAAGGANTTIALTLGDLETISEARGWVDVTKLPEVG, from the coding sequence ATGTCGATCGAGATCGCCCGTGCCCACCTGGACCGATTCGGACGGGGAGGCGACATCATCGAGTCGGAGGAGTCCGCGGCGACCGTCGATCTCGCCGCGGCCGCGCTCGGCGTCACGCCGGCGGAGATCGCCAAGACGATCAGCCTCTACGCCGCGGACCGGACCTCCGCGATCCTCGTCGTCGCGGCCGGCGACGCGAAGATCGCCAACCCGAAGTTCAAGGCCCACTTCGGCGTCAAGGCGCGGATGCTCGCCGCCGAGGACGTCGAGCCGATGACGGCTCACGCCATCGGCGGCGTCTGCCCCTTCGGCAACCCGTCGTCGGCCGAGGTCTGGCTCGACGCCTCGCTCAAGCGCTTCGACACGGTCTACCCCGCAGCGGGCGGCGCCAACACCACCATCGCGCTTACCCTGGGCGACCTGGAGACGATCAGCGAGGCACGGGGATGGGTCGATGTCACCAAGCTTCCGGAAGTCGGCTGA
- a CDS encoding MHYT domain-containing protein produces MTNIEEVTIGAFSQPLVGMSFIISVLGSWVGLTCANRARRRTGSTSWLWLLGAAASIGGGAIWSMHFIGMLAFDSHVAYALDIGTTLISLAVAIVAAIVGLLIATALRGTPGYVVGGLVTGAGVCAMHYTGMYAMKMGGEMVWKPLVVVTSVLIALAASALALFFAFTVTTRLMRIGAAIIMGIGVCVMHYTGMLALEIHSTDKDTFAHANGTDPVYLAMPIFAISAGMLIVIAFGTMFAGIDDDLNTAWPPENAARSGEPDAGHLATTSGSHYGLDQGRGASSRALEPLPVRQPPAPDDPRAAQVAPRGIGQMFGQRPAARYHQGRNGGQDPAQNPAQNPAQNPAEQQGQRPAQRPTQLRPQNGRWTPRPYAQGASNSFPARRADRFNPQDGELDNNAGQPPAQGQPRPQRTPGWLPPRNNNL; encoded by the coding sequence GTGACCAACATCGAGGAAGTCACGATCGGGGCGTTCAGCCAGCCCCTGGTCGGGATGTCGTTCATCATCTCGGTTCTCGGTTCGTGGGTCGGACTGACCTGTGCGAACCGTGCGCGTCGACGCACAGGCAGCACGTCGTGGCTGTGGCTCCTCGGCGCGGCCGCCTCGATCGGCGGCGGTGCCATCTGGTCGATGCACTTCATCGGCATGCTCGCCTTCGACAGTCATGTGGCCTACGCGCTCGACATCGGCACCACGCTCATCTCGCTCGCCGTGGCCATCGTCGCCGCGATCGTCGGGCTGCTGATCGCGACGGCCCTGCGAGGCACCCCCGGCTATGTCGTGGGCGGTCTGGTGACCGGCGCCGGGGTCTGCGCGATGCACTACACCGGGATGTATGCGATGAAGATGGGCGGCGAGATGGTCTGGAAGCCGCTCGTCGTGGTCACCTCCGTGCTCATCGCCCTGGCCGCATCGGCGCTCGCGCTCTTCTTCGCCTTCACCGTCACCACACGGCTGATGCGCATCGGCGCCGCGATCATCATGGGTATCGGTGTCTGCGTCATGCACTACACCGGGATGCTCGCGCTCGAGATCCACAGCACCGACAAGGACACGTTCGCCCACGCGAACGGCACCGACCCGGTCTACCTGGCGATGCCGATCTTCGCGATCTCCGCCGGCATGCTGATCGTGATCGCCTTCGGCACAATGTTCGCCGGCATCGACGACGACCTCAACACGGCCTGGCCCCCCGAGAACGCCGCGAGGTCAGGGGAGCCCGACGCCGGCCACCTCGCGACCACCTCCGGATCCCACTACGGGCTGGACCAGGGCCGCGGCGCCTCCTCACGGGCCCTGGAGCCGCTGCCCGTGCGTCAGCCGCCCGCCCCCGACGACCCACGGGCCGCTCAGGTGGCCCCCAGGGGCATCGGCCAGATGTTCGGCCAGCGCCCGGCGGCCCGCTACCACCAGGGCCGCAACGGTGGCCAGGACCCGGCCCAGAACCCAGCGCAGAACCCGGCCCAGAACCCGGCCGAGCAGCAGGGCCAGCGACCCGCACAGCGCCCGACGCAGCTCCGCCCCCAGAACGGCCGCTGGACCCCACGGCCCTACGCGCAGGGCGCCTCCAACAGCTTCCCCGCGCGGCGGGCGGATCGGTTCAACCCCCAAGACGGAGAGCTCGACAACAACGCCGGCCAGCCGCCCGCCCAGGGTCAGCCGCGCCCGCAGCGTACGCCGGGATGGCTGCCGCCCCGCAACAACAACCTGTAG
- a CDS encoding spermidine synthase: MREDLYVLELDEMQQSAVDLEDPTHLFFDYTRRIGDIIDRLPDGPLRVVHVGGAAMTLPRYVHATRPRSSQIVLEPSTELVERVRAEAPLPPRSGIKVRPVDGLNGMRSVRDGFADLVILDAFDRARTPTELTSAAFVEDVRRALSPGGVFVANLVDRAPFTRVRDFVAAARDLGSMAIGVEPATAKGRRSGNLVIACGTLPPAPFGTPPPMEYRTFSGRAVADSFGGGRP, translated from the coding sequence ATGCGGGAAGATCTTTACGTCCTCGAGTTGGACGAGATGCAACAGTCCGCCGTCGATCTCGAGGACCCGACTCATCTCTTTTTCGATTACACGCGACGCATCGGCGACATCATCGACCGACTTCCGGACGGACCGCTGCGAGTGGTGCACGTCGGCGGCGCTGCGATGACCTTACCGCGTTATGTCCATGCGACCCGACCGCGCTCGTCGCAGATCGTGCTCGAGCCCTCCACCGAGCTCGTCGAGCGAGTGCGGGCCGAGGCGCCGTTGCCGCCGCGCAGCGGCATCAAGGTCCGTCCCGTCGACGGTTTGAACGGCATGCGCAGCGTACGCGACGGATTCGCCGACCTCGTCATCCTCGACGCCTTCGACCGCGCCCGCACCCCGACCGAGCTCACCTCGGCGGCATTCGTCGAGGACGTACGCCGCGCGCTGTCGCCGGGCGGGGTCTTCGTCGCCAACCTCGTCGACCGGGCGCCTTTCACCAGGGTGCGTGACTTCGTCGCCGCGGCGCGCGACCTCGGCTCGATGGCCATCGGCGTGGAGCCGGCGACCGCCAAGGGCCGCCGCTCCGGCAACCTGGTGATCGCCTGCGGCACCCTGCCGCCCGCTCCGTTCGGCACCCCGCCACCGATGGAGTACCGCACGTTCAGCGGCCGCGCGGTCGCCGACTCCTTCGGTGGCGGCAGGCCGTAA
- a CDS encoding bifunctional [glutamine synthetase] adenylyltransferase/[glutamine synthetase]-adenylyl-L-tyrosine phosphorylase, producing the protein MTSKGELLRLGFNDPESAFGTVEGLGSGIDELLAILGQAADPDAALDGLAMLTESEGDGFLDELAGDEGTAMRLVSVLGASPALTDHLARHPEHWRELADPTLGTTRPAAYLFRASLLRAVGAEPADENPVATLADAEAVDALRVEYRRWLLRLAARDLAHEMPVDDVAAELSDLACSTLDAALSVARARVGEEAAAVRFAVIAMGKCGGHELNYVSDVDVIFVHEAADGVDDDVALRVAAQLGSHLMQVCSDHTGEGSIWPVDAALRPEGKAGALSRTITGHVGYYERWASTWEFQALLKARAAAGDIELGQAYVAAVNPFVWKAAEREGFVGDTQAMRRRVIAHIPSRNANRELKLGAGGLRDVEFAVQLLQLVHGRADTGIREPTTLSALAALTRSGYVGREDGEAMHEAYAFLRRMEHRLQLYRLQRTHVVPDDEESLRWLARALGYLRDPVARLQKEWSHQRIEVRRLHEKLFYRPLLDAVARIPSGQVHLSTKAAEERLTALGYADPKAALRHLEALTKGVSRRAALQRALLPVMLEWLSEGADPDAGLFGFRRISDALGATPWYLRSLRDEGLVAQHFAAILSTSRYTTALLEREPEALRLLGHDLAPLSAEALTDEMVARAARRRTTTTAEEAVRHVRAIRRRELFRISAAELVGETGIDTIGAALSRLTDATLEATLRTVIADELARREMAEPPTRIAIIAMGRYGGFELSYASDADVLFVHRPVDGADPDTATQFALKVISDLRRLLALPGADPPLELDANLRPEGRQGALVRTLPAYASYYAKWSGIWEAQALLRADAVVGDPQVREEFIKMIDPLRYPEGGLTEDEIVEVRRIKGRVDHERLPRGADPNTHLKLGRGGLADIEWTAQLLQMRFAHEVPGLRTTRTLEALEAAREASLIEADDAETLIDAWRMVSRVRNAVTLVRGRPSDSLPAGPLEQHAVGSILGYPAGSTDELVNDYLRMTRLAHGVVERVFWE; encoded by the coding sequence ATGACGAGCAAAGGCGAGCTGCTACGGCTGGGCTTCAACGACCCTGAGTCGGCCTTCGGCACGGTCGAGGGGCTCGGGTCCGGGATCGACGAGCTGTTGGCGATCCTGGGGCAGGCCGCCGACCCCGATGCCGCCCTCGACGGGCTGGCGATGCTGACCGAGTCCGAGGGCGACGGCTTCCTCGACGAGCTCGCCGGCGACGAGGGCACCGCGATGCGGCTGGTCTCCGTGCTGGGCGCCTCACCTGCGTTGACCGACCATCTCGCCCGCCATCCCGAGCACTGGCGCGAGCTGGCCGATCCGACCCTCGGCACGACCAGGCCTGCGGCGTACCTCTTCCGGGCCTCGCTGCTGCGGGCCGTCGGCGCCGAGCCGGCCGACGAGAATCCGGTCGCCACGCTCGCCGACGCCGAGGCGGTCGACGCGCTGCGGGTCGAATACCGTCGCTGGCTGCTTCGGCTGGCTGCTCGCGACCTCGCTCACGAGATGCCGGTCGACGACGTCGCCGCGGAGCTCTCCGACCTGGCCTGCTCGACCCTCGACGCCGCGCTCTCGGTGGCCCGTGCGCGAGTGGGGGAGGAGGCCGCCGCCGTCCGGTTCGCGGTGATCGCGATGGGCAAGTGCGGCGGGCACGAGCTCAACTACGTCTCCGACGTCGACGTCATCTTCGTGCACGAGGCCGCCGACGGTGTCGATGACGACGTCGCGCTCCGGGTCGCCGCCCAGCTGGGCAGCCACCTGATGCAGGTCTGCTCCGACCACACCGGCGAGGGCTCGATCTGGCCGGTCGACGCGGCGCTGCGCCCCGAGGGCAAGGCCGGCGCGCTCTCGCGCACGATCACGGGGCACGTCGGCTACTACGAGCGCTGGGCGAGCACCTGGGAGTTCCAGGCGCTGCTCAAGGCGCGGGCAGCCGCCGGAGATATCGAGCTGGGCCAGGCCTACGTCGCCGCGGTCAACCCGTTCGTGTGGAAGGCCGCCGAGCGCGAAGGGTTCGTCGGCGACACCCAGGCGATGAGGCGCCGGGTCATCGCCCACATCCCCTCCCGCAACGCCAACCGCGAGCTCAAGCTCGGCGCCGGGGGACTGCGAGACGTCGAGTTCGCCGTGCAGCTGCTGCAGCTGGTGCACGGTCGAGCCGACACCGGGATCCGTGAGCCCACAACGCTCTCGGCCCTGGCGGCGCTGACCAGGTCGGGCTACGTCGGGCGCGAGGACGGCGAGGCCATGCACGAGGCGTACGCGTTCCTGCGGCGCATGGAGCATCGCCTCCAGCTCTACCGGCTCCAGCGCACCCACGTCGTGCCCGACGACGAGGAGTCGCTGCGTTGGCTGGCGCGGGCCCTCGGCTACCTGCGCGACCCGGTGGCGCGGCTGCAGAAGGAGTGGTCGCACCAGCGCATCGAGGTGCGGCGCCTCCACGAGAAGCTCTTCTACCGACCGTTGCTCGACGCCGTCGCCCGGATCCCGTCCGGGCAGGTCCACCTGTCGACGAAGGCAGCCGAGGAGCGGCTGACCGCACTCGGCTACGCCGACCCCAAGGCCGCGCTGCGGCACCTCGAGGCGCTCACCAAGGGCGTCTCCCGGCGTGCCGCGCTCCAGCGCGCGCTGCTGCCGGTGATGCTGGAGTGGCTCTCGGAGGGCGCCGACCCTGATGCCGGGCTCTTCGGCTTCCGCCGGATCTCCGACGCGCTGGGGGCCACGCCCTGGTATCTGCGCTCCCTGCGCGACGAGGGTCTGGTCGCGCAGCACTTCGCCGCGATCCTGTCGACCTCGCGCTACACCACCGCGCTGCTCGAGCGTGAGCCCGAGGCGCTGCGCCTGCTGGGCCACGACCTGGCGCCGCTCTCCGCGGAGGCGCTGACCGACGAGATGGTCGCGCGTGCCGCCCGGCGGCGCACGACGACCACGGCCGAGGAGGCCGTACGCCACGTGCGCGCCATCCGGCGGCGCGAGCTGTTCCGCATCTCGGCCGCCGAGCTCGTCGGGGAGACGGGGATCGACACCATCGGCGCCGCGCTGTCCCGGCTGACCGACGCCACCCTCGAGGCGACGCTGCGCACGGTCATCGCCGACGAGCTGGCTCGCCGCGAGATGGCCGAGCCGCCCACCCGGATCGCGATCATCGCGATGGGCCGCTACGGCGGTTTCGAGCTCTCCTACGCCTCCGACGCCGACGTGCTCTTCGTGCACCGGCCGGTCGACGGGGCCGACCCCGACACCGCCACCCAGTTCGCGCTCAAGGTCATCTCCGACCTGCGCCGGCTCCTCGCGCTGCCGGGTGCCGACCCGCCCCTCGAGCTCGACGCCAACCTCCGCCCGGAGGGACGGCAGGGTGCGCTGGTGCGCACCCTGCCCGCCTACGCCTCCTACTACGCGAAGTGGTCGGGCATCTGGGAGGCGCAGGCGCTGCTGCGCGCCGACGCGGTCGTCGGTGACCCGCAGGTGCGCGAGGAGTTCATCAAGATGATCGATCCACTGCGCTACCCCGAGGGCGGGCTCACCGAGGACGAGATCGTCGAGGTGCGCCGCATCAAGGGGCGCGTCGACCACGAGCGCCTCCCGCGCGGCGCGGACCCCAACACTCACCTCAAGCTCGGCCGCGGTGGTCTCGCCGACATCGAGTGGACCGCCCAGCTGCTGCAGATGAGGTTTGCCCACGAGGTCCCGGGGCTGCGCACGACGCGCACGCTCGAGGCCCTCGAAGCCGCCCGAGAGGCCTCGCTGATCGAGGCCGACGACGCCGAGACCCTCATCGACGCGTGGCGGATGGTCAGCCGGGTCCGCAACGCGGTCACCCTGGTGCGCGGCCGGCCGTCCGACTCGCTCCCGGCGGGGCCGCTCGAGCAGCACGCGGTCGGCTCGATCCTCGGCTATCCGGCCGGGTCGACCGACGAGCTCGTCAACGACTACCTGCGGATGACGCGCCTCGCCCACGGCGTGGTCGAGCGGGTCTTCTGGGAGTGA